A segment of the Sulfitobacter sp. D7 genome:
TGGCAAACCGCAGCCGCGCGCCGGACCGTTCGAGGAAAGTCTTGGCGATGAAAAGCCCCAGCCCCATGCCCTCATATTCGGGGCGCGCCGTCTCGTTTGCCGTGCCGCTACGGCGGCGCAGGAAGGGGTCGCCGATCCGCCCCAGATGCTGCGGCGGAAAGCCCGGCCCGTTGTCGATGATCCGCACCGAGATTTCCTCGGCGGACCATTCGGTTTCGATCCAAACCGTGCTCTCGGCAAAATCCACCGCGTTCTGCACCAGATTGCGCAGCCCGTGAATGATCTCGGGTTTGCGCGGGATGGTGGGGGGGCGCGCGTGATCTCGGGCCATCGGGTTGTCAGAGAACATCACCGTCTTGCCGCGCTCCAGATGTGGTTCGGCGGCCTCTTTCACCACGGCGGTGAGTTGCGCGCGTTGCATATGCAGATCGTCTTTCCCAATGCGGCCCATATCGCGCAGGATATCGCGACACCGGTCAGCCTGATCGCGGATCAACGCGGCGTCTTCGGCCAGATCGGGCCGGTCTTCGAGGTCACCCAGCAGTTCGGTGCTGGCCAGTTTGATGGTGGCTAGGGGCGTACCCAATTCATGGGCTGCAGCGGCCACAACACCGCTCAGGTCCGACAATTTCTGCTCCCGTGCCAGCACCATCTGCGTGGCTGAGAGCGCATCGGCCATGGAGTGGACCTCAGTCGTGACGCGCCGCGAATAGGCGCTGGTGAAAACGATGGCGATCAGCAGCGCCGCCCAATGGCCAAAGACAAAAATGCCGGGCTGGCGCAGCACATCGCCCGACTGGGTGACAAGCGGCAGATGCCACAGCGCCAGCACCGAAGCCGCGACAATCGCGGTAGCGCCCAAAACCAGTGTCGAACGCAGGCTGAGTGCGGTGGCCGAGATCGTTACCGGGGCCAGCAGAAGCAGCGCAAAGGGATTGTGCAGCCCCCCGGTCAGCCCCAGCAGGGCGGTTAGTTGCAGCAGGTCAAACAGGACCATGGCAAGGTTCTCGCGCTCGGACAGGCGTTTGTTCTGGGGAAAGACAAAGGCCGCGACGAGGTTGCCCACCACCGAGGCACCGATGGTCAGATAACATAGGCCAAAGGCCAGTTGCAGCCCTAGCGCCCATTGCGCCACGGTGACGGCGGTCAACTGTCCGGCGATGGCGAACCAGCGCAGCAGGATCATCGTGCGCAGGCGGATCCAACTGGCGCGGGTGCGCCCGTCGAGGGGCCGAATGTTTGCCTGCGTCATCTTAGCCCCATCACTTTATTGCGTCTTGCATCACCTGCGATCTAGCGTAGGTCTGCGGCGAAACACGATCAAGAGCGGCCATCGGCGCAAAGGACTGACATGAAACAGATGATTGCATTTGGTGCGGTTGGGGTTGCAGCGGTATTTCTGGCCGGGACGGCCTTTATGGTGCTGCGTGGCGAAGATGATCCCTATGCCTCTTGCCGGTCAAGCCAAGTGGCGGGGGGCGATATTGGCGGTCCGTTCGAATTGGTCAACGGCGCGGGCGAAACCGTGACCGATGCCGATGTCATCACCGAGCCTGCCTTGCTCTATTTCGGCTATACCTCTTGCCCCGATGTCTGCCCGCTGGACGTGGACCGCAACGCCGCCGCCACCGAAATTCTGGAGGAGCGCGGCCAAAGCATCACGCCTGTTTTCATCACCGTCGACCCGGCACGTGACACGCCCGAAGTGGTCGGCGACTTTGCTAAGGTGATGCACCCGCGTATGGTGGGGCTGACCGGCTCGCCTGAGCAAGTCAAAGCGGCCAGCCAAGCCTACCGCACCTACTACAAGGCCCACCCGGCAGATGAGAATGGCGAATACCTCGTCGATCACTCGACCTTCAGCTATCTGGTCATGCCCGAGGAAGGCGTCGTCGACTTTTTCCGCCGCGAGGTCCGGCCCGAGCAGATGGCCGACAGCATTGGTTGCTTCCTCGATCAAAGCTGAAATTGACCCGCCGCGATAGCCGCCCCATATTAGCCTTGGAGAGGGGACGTTGATGCAGGATATTTCCGACTTAGGCCCAGACCGCAGCTTGCTTTTGGTCGATGACGATGAGCCGTTTCTGCGCCGCTTGGCCAAGGCGATGGAGAAACGCGGCTTTGAGGTGGAAACCGCAGGCTCTGTCGCGGCGGGCAAGGCGATCGCCACCGCGCGTCCCCCGGCCTTTGCCGTGGTCGATCTACGCCTGCAGGATGGCAACGGTCTTGATGTGGTCGAAGTGCTGCGCGACAAACGTGCTGATGCAAGGGTCGTTGTGCTGACTGGCTATGGCGCGATTGCGACGGCGGTTGCTGCGGTCAAAAGCGGCGCGACAGATTACCTTTCAAAGCCCGCAGATGCCAATGATATCGTTAACGCATTGCTAGCCACCGGGGGCAACCTGCCCGAGCCGCCGGAAAACCCGATGAGCGCGGACCGCGTTCGGTGGGAGCATATCCAGCGAGTCTATGAGCTTTGTGATCGCAA
Coding sequences within it:
- a CDS encoding ActR/PrrA/RegA family redox response regulator transcription factor, giving the protein MQDISDLGPDRSLLLVDDDEPFLRRLAKAMEKRGFEVETAGSVAAGKAIATARPPAFAVVDLRLQDGNGLDVVEVLRDKRADARVVVLTGYGAIATAVAAVKSGATDYLSKPADANDIVNALLATGGNLPEPPENPMSADRVRWEHIQRVYELCDRNVSETARRLNMHRRTLQRILAKRSPR
- a CDS encoding SCO family protein, which encodes MKQMIAFGAVGVAAVFLAGTAFMVLRGEDDPYASCRSSQVAGGDIGGPFELVNGAGETVTDADVITEPALLYFGYTSCPDVCPLDVDRNAAATEILEERGQSITPVFITVDPARDTPEVVGDFAKVMHPRMVGLTGSPEQVKAASQAYRTYYKAHPADENGEYLVDHSTFSYLVMPEEGVVDFFRREVRPEQMADSIGCFLDQS
- the regB gene encoding sensor histidine kinase RegB translates to MTQANIRPLDGRTRASWIRLRTMILLRWFAIAGQLTAVTVAQWALGLQLAFGLCYLTIGASVVGNLVAAFVFPQNKRLSERENLAMVLFDLLQLTALLGLTGGLHNPFALLLLAPVTISATALSLRSTLVLGATAIVAASVLALWHLPLVTQSGDVLRQPGIFVFGHWAALLIAIVFTSAYSRRVTTEVHSMADALSATQMVLAREQKLSDLSGVVAAAAHELGTPLATIKLASTELLGDLEDRPDLAEDAALIRDQADRCRDILRDMGRIGKDDLHMQRAQLTAVVKEAAEPHLERGKTVMFSDNPMARDHARPPTIPRKPEIIHGLRNLVQNAVDFAESTVWIETEWSAEEISVRIIDNGPGFPPQHLGRIGDPFLRRRSGTANETARPEYEGMGLGLFIAKTFLERSGARLRFANGSDSGWLRGLPPAGSGAVVEVVWPRRLLDLGPDDAVMGENQRLTA